The Paenibacillus sp. FSL R7-0204 genome includes a region encoding these proteins:
- a CDS encoding ABC transporter substrate-binding protein, translating to MKIPYLRSRHIHPKHWLAFSVLLVLTLIASACGNNPSNSSNGAASAKATAIPASSPQPEKAAATAAPAFHTVTTVNGDIEVPAAPQRIVAEEYLGSLIALDTIPVGAPGLTLENMYFKEFLTGVFDTGTYGKMSPENIIALNPDLIISGNADSYAALSQIAPTVIVPYGDLKNAHEELTYFGKLLGKEQEAAAWLADYDKRIADAKARVDAAIPAGATFSILEHADKSTWVYGDNFGRGGQPIYQALGRKPPAGEAAEIMEKQWAELSAETLGKYAGDYLVITDNTRTAQDFQADPIWGSLPAVKNGKIYVWKEDRSWYYDPIAVLAQTEELADWLTGAQQ from the coding sequence TTGAAAATCCCGTACTTACGTTCACGCCACATTCATCCGAAGCATTGGTTAGCCTTTTCTGTGCTTCTGGTTTTGACTCTTATCGCCTCGGCTTGTGGAAACAACCCTTCTAATAGCAGCAATGGTGCTGCTTCAGCTAAGGCTACCGCGATACCCGCTTCCTCCCCTCAGCCGGAGAAGGCTGCTGCAACCGCAGCTCCCGCCTTCCATACCGTGACAACTGTGAATGGAGATATTGAGGTGCCGGCAGCACCGCAGCGGATTGTTGCCGAGGAATATCTGGGCAGCTTAATTGCACTGGATACCATTCCGGTCGGTGCGCCCGGGCTTACACTGGAGAATATGTATTTCAAAGAATTCCTCACAGGAGTATTCGATACCGGCACATACGGTAAAATGTCACCGGAGAACATCATCGCGCTGAATCCAGACTTGATTATCTCCGGCAATGCAGACAGCTATGCGGCGCTCAGCCAGATTGCCCCGACGGTCATTGTACCATACGGCGATTTGAAGAATGCACATGAAGAACTAACCTATTTCGGGAAGCTGCTGGGCAAGGAGCAGGAAGCAGCAGCGTGGCTGGCTGATTACGATAAGCGTATTGCTGACGCCAAGGCCCGGGTGGATGCAGCCATTCCTGCCGGGGCCACCTTCAGCATTCTAGAGCATGCAGACAAGTCTACCTGGGTCTATGGGGACAACTTCGGACGCGGAGGACAGCCTATTTATCAGGCGCTGGGGCGCAAGCCGCCGGCTGGGGAGGCTGCTGAAATTATGGAGAAGCAGTGGGCTGAATTATCCGCTGAGACTCTGGGCAAGTATGCAGGTGATTACCTGGTCATCACCGACAACACCCGGACTGCCCAAGACTTCCAGGCAGACCCGATCTGGGGCAGCCTGCCGGCGGTCAAGAACGGGAAGATCTATGTATGGAAAGAAGATCGCTCCTGGTATTATGATCCGATTGCCGTTCTGGCTCAGACGGAGGAGCTGGCCGATTGGCTGACCGGGGCACAACAATAA
- a CDS encoding AraC family transcriptional regulator, with amino-acid sequence MQTRKAGSSLPTPHSFYIPVRVMALDQAFFDHKNTIEPYTSFLIVVTSGNGDIDWNGERIRLSGGHIVCSDSPVDIRLPRSHKLQGVWIEYTVISGNSRPFSLVNHALPVRNCPPRVSTLAVQLLSGWNQPEQRTPFSLQAQFTELLTELYDSAAEYTEPPSLWIDRVLHYIESHYNEDLTRVQAAGLAGITPEHFSRSFRRFTGQTFNEYITLLRIRKAQQRILTGAPNLSTLALEVGYSEGTYLSRKFKQVVGISPSAYHRKSKSVASLNFNHTASLQALEVVPRLGVYSAWMESMQPVPSRKKLLNEGIGSAGLYERLSSARPDVIISYSLPDQSKQLLSVAPVIEIPFMQMDWREQFRLIAEVTGRKPQAEAWLSMYDWHCDQANQLLDQRIGDRGTAMVLELGAETAYCFSSSYGRGAQILYHDLGFRPPLGLIAEGLLHKGYLEIAFHNITRYHTDHIFITSNAEAAEALEPLQSLLHPAKHQPVNGSAGGRIYFLNQSDMFYGFDPLSSEAQLKVLVQALTS; translated from the coding sequence ATGCAGACGCGAAAAGCCGGCAGTTCATTGCCTACACCCCATAGCTTTTATATCCCGGTGCGTGTAATGGCACTGGATCAAGCCTTCTTTGACCATAAAAATACCATTGAGCCCTACACCTCATTTCTGATAGTGGTTACCAGCGGAAATGGGGATATAGATTGGAATGGAGAACGTATCCGTCTGTCCGGCGGTCATATTGTGTGCAGCGACAGTCCGGTGGATATCAGGCTGCCCCGCAGCCATAAGCTGCAGGGCGTGTGGATCGAATATACAGTGATCTCCGGTAACAGCCGGCCCTTCAGCCTGGTGAATCACGCTCTGCCGGTCCGAAACTGTCCTCCCCGGGTAAGCACGCTTGCTGTGCAGCTTCTTAGCGGCTGGAATCAGCCGGAGCAGCGCACGCCGTTTTCCTTGCAAGCCCAGTTCACGGAACTGCTCACGGAGCTGTATGACAGTGCTGCGGAGTACACAGAGCCGCCCTCTCTGTGGATTGACCGTGTACTGCATTATATAGAGTCCCACTATAATGAAGATTTGACGAGAGTACAGGCTGCCGGACTTGCCGGAATCACCCCGGAGCATTTCTCCCGCAGCTTCCGCAGGTTCACCGGGCAGACCTTCAATGAATATATAACACTGTTGCGCATCCGTAAGGCCCAGCAGCGTATCCTTACAGGGGCTCCGAATCTGAGTACGCTGGCGCTTGAGGTTGGTTATAGCGAAGGAACCTATTTAAGCCGCAAATTCAAGCAGGTCGTAGGAATTTCGCCTTCAGCCTATCACCGTAAGAGCAAATCCGTAGCCTCACTGAACTTCAATCATACGGCCAGCCTCCAGGCGCTTGAAGTGGTCCCGCGGCTGGGAGTCTATTCGGCCTGGATGGAGAGCATGCAGCCCGTTCCCTCCAGGAAGAAGCTGCTGAATGAAGGGATCGGATCGGCGGGTCTATACGAACGTCTATCATCTGCACGGCCGGATGTCATTATCAGCTACTCCTTGCCTGACCAGAGCAAGCAGCTCCTGTCCGTAGCCCCGGTGATTGAGATTCCCTTCATGCAAATGGACTGGCGGGAGCAATTCCGGCTGATTGCCGAGGTGACGGGACGCAAGCCGCAGGCTGAGGCCTGGCTAAGTATGTATGACTGGCATTGTGACCAGGCTAATCAGTTGCTAGACCAGCGGATCGGTGACCGGGGAACCGCCATGGTCCTGGAGCTTGGCGCAGAGACAGCCTACTGCTTCAGCAGCAGCTACGGCCGCGGGGCGCAGATTTTGTATCATGATCTTGGCTTCCGTCCGCCGCTTGGCCTCATTGCCGAGGGACTGCTGCATAAGGGCTATCTGGAGATTGCCTTCCATAACATCACCCGCTACCACACCGACCATATCTTCATTACCTCCAATGCTGAGGCTGCTGAAGCGCTGGAGCCGCTGCAGAGCTTACTTCACCCTGCGAAGCATCAGCCCGTTAATGGCTCAGCAGGCGGAAGAATCTATTTCCTGAATCAGTCAGACATGTTCTACGGCTTCGATCCGCTCTCCTCCGAGGCCCAGCTGAAGGTCCTGGTGCAGGCGCTGACATCATAA
- a CDS encoding (2Fe-2S) ferredoxin domain-containing protein, producing the protein MTTWNLQGTVSHLLICNGSDCKKHKGEEVAEAIEDEITKQGADALIHTTVTRCNGRCSDACVVISYPEGVWYRDVTPKSAKSLVRKVLKGEQLEENLLYTYEEGFKAATPKGAKGKKKK; encoded by the coding sequence ATGACAACCTGGAATCTGCAAGGCACGGTCAGCCATTTGCTGATCTGTAACGGAAGTGACTGCAAGAAGCATAAGGGTGAAGAGGTAGCGGAAGCGATTGAGGATGAGATTACGAAGCAAGGGGCAGATGCGCTGATACATACAACAGTAACCCGCTGCAACGGAAGGTGCTCGGATGCCTGTGTCGTGATCTCTTACCCGGAAGGCGTATGGTACAGGGATGTCACCCCTAAATCTGCCAAAAGCCTGGTGCGCAAGGTGCTGAAGGGAGAACAGCTCGAAGAGAATCTGCTCTATACGTATGAAGAAGGCTTCAAGGCCGCTACCCCCAAGGGTGCCAAAGGTAAAAAGAAGAAATGA
- a CDS encoding GNAT family N-acetyltransferase, whose protein sequence is MFVSFGPGDDVLHSNPFMQEEVEYNLIHLIAGNKEAMRLKTEENDLIFAHAAGRNSWLWLSPELAEERRHSLVRQLAEMLADRELPGVTGTPETGKLFADAYSKLNGKSYHVRMMMEAYHCPQVQMPHGVSGKLQQAEAGDIPLIAGYLAGFVQDCFGMESAPEDHLDYAAEVTESGKLRLWIDRDQPVSMVNLAHQSARYARINEVYTPHEFRKHGYASAAVAALCAELLSKDITPMLYADAANPDSNKVYQSVGFKRTGSIVDLRFQ, encoded by the coding sequence ATGTTCGTAAGCTTTGGGCCGGGGGATGATGTGCTGCACAGCAATCCGTTCATGCAGGAAGAGGTGGAATATAATCTTATTCATCTGATCGCGGGGAATAAGGAAGCCATGCGGCTGAAGACGGAGGAGAATGATCTGATCTTCGCCCATGCCGCCGGGCGTAACTCGTGGTTGTGGTTATCACCGGAGCTGGCTGAAGAGAGGCGCCATTCCCTTGTCCGCCAGTTGGCGGAAATGCTGGCGGACCGCGAGTTGCCGGGGGTTACCGGAACGCCGGAGACAGGGAAGCTGTTCGCTGATGCGTACAGCAAGCTTAACGGCAAGTCCTACCACGTCCGGATGATGATGGAGGCCTATCACTGCCCGCAGGTGCAGATGCCGCATGGTGTTAGCGGGAAACTGCAGCAGGCGGAGGCAGGCGATATTCCGCTCATCGCCGGGTATTTAGCCGGATTCGTGCAGGATTGCTTCGGTATGGAGAGTGCACCGGAGGATCATCTGGACTATGCCGCAGAGGTTACGGAGTCGGGCAAGCTACGACTGTGGATCGATCGGGACCAGCCGGTGTCCATGGTTAATCTGGCCCATCAGTCTGCCAGATATGCACGGATTAATGAGGTATATACTCCGCATGAATTCCGCAAGCACGGGTATGCCAGTGCAGCCGTTGCTGCCCTGTGTGCTGAACTGCTCAGCAAGGACATAACGCCCATGCTCTATGCCGATGCGGCGAATCCCGATTCCAATAAGGTCTATCAGTCGGTGGGCTTCAAGCGGACCGGAAGTATTGTTGATTTGCGCTTTCAGTAA
- a CDS encoding SDR family NAD(P)-dependent oxidoreductase, producing the protein MLQGMKIIVTGAASGIGKSIVRHSLEAGAEVIGCDLDGPRLEELKHEAASDKLYTYRLDVADYSAVEHFFSALQQDHADVSGLVNNAGIYLGRGLLEYTPEEISRVMDVNIKGYVYFSQAFGRMLLERKQKGVIVNMSSVSGQEGSSDAVYGLTKAAILGLTKSCAMNFAPLIRVNAVAPTMADTPMMGHIPAWRQQEYREHQLNPEPLLAEDVADTVIFMLSSRARAYTGATFDINNGCYLR; encoded by the coding sequence ATGCTGCAAGGAATGAAAATAATAGTGACCGGTGCTGCTTCAGGTATTGGTAAGTCCATTGTCAGACACAGTCTGGAGGCGGGAGCTGAGGTCATTGGTTGTGACCTGGATGGTCCCCGTCTGGAGGAGTTGAAGCACGAAGCCGCTTCGGATAAGCTCTACACTTACCGGTTGGATGTCGCCGATTACAGCGCGGTGGAGCACTTCTTCTCAGCCCTTCAGCAAGACCATGCGGATGTAAGCGGCCTGGTTAATAATGCAGGAATCTATCTTGGCCGCGGCCTGCTTGAGTATACGCCGGAGGAGATCAGCAGGGTGATGGATGTCAACATTAAAGGGTATGTCTACTTCTCGCAGGCCTTCGGACGGATGCTGCTGGAGCGCAAGCAAAAGGGCGTCATCGTCAACATGTCATCAGTTTCCGGCCAGGAAGGCAGCTCAGATGCAGTATATGGTCTAACGAAGGCTGCTATTCTTGGCTTGACCAAGAGCTGCGCAATGAATTTTGCTCCTTTGATCCGCGTGAATGCAGTGGCTCCGACCATGGCGGACACCCCGATGATGGGACATATTCCGGCCTGGAGGCAGCAGGAATACCGGGAACACCAGTTGAATCCTGAACCGCTGCTGGCGGAGGATGTTGCCGATACGGTGATTTTTATGCTGAGCAGCAGAGCCAGAGCTTATACAGGAGCCACCTTTGATATTAACAATGGCTGCTATTTGCGTTGA
- a CDS encoding AI-2E family transporter, translated as MDRRQVWPDKFKKFFLNNKFVVGLLIALLVGLTILVFSKIPFVFKPLSVLLHTVAAPLLLSGIAYYLLNPLVDRLEKRSRVKRAYGIVILYLIIMGIITLVLLMVIPIIRTQLMGLIDNFPVYSEQIQEEFVQLTGSELFNKIQSSVGTDLSDITSKVTTWASAFLNNAVSGVGSFVGTLTEIVLAVVTTPFILFYLLRDGKRLPDYLMRLIPTALRPQSRMVMQEMNNQIASYIRGQIIVSCCIGALLYIGYLIIGLEYSLVLAIVAACTAVVPYLGPAIAITPALIVAMVTSPFMLLKMVIVWTAVQLIEGKFISPQIMGKSLKIHPITIIFVIIFAGKMFGVLGIILAVPGYAVLKVVMTHIFQWFRFRSGLYRVIEEKTEE; from the coding sequence ATGGATAGACGGCAGGTATGGCCGGATAAATTCAAGAAGTTTTTTCTGAACAACAAGTTTGTGGTAGGTCTGCTGATTGCGCTGCTGGTGGGCTTAACGATACTCGTATTCTCAAAGATTCCGTTTGTGTTCAAGCCGCTGTCTGTGCTTCTGCATACGGTGGCAGCGCCGCTGCTGCTCTCGGGAATCGCCTATTATCTGCTGAATCCGCTGGTGGACCGTCTGGAGAAGAGAAGCCGGGTAAAGCGGGCGTATGGCATTGTCATTCTATATCTGATCATCATGGGGATCATTACCCTGGTTCTGCTTATGGTCATCCCGATCATCCGCACCCAGCTTATGGGCCTGATTGACAACTTCCCCGTCTACAGTGAGCAGATCCAAGAGGAGTTCGTCCAGCTTACCGGCAGTGAACTGTTCAACAAGATTCAGTCGAGCGTGGGCACTGACCTTAGCGATATCACCAGCAAAGTGACGACCTGGGCCTCCGCCTTCCTGAATAATGCCGTCAGCGGCGTAGGCAGCTTCGTAGGAACACTGACCGAAATTGTACTGGCTGTAGTGACCACACCGTTCATTCTCTTCTATCTCCTGCGCGACGGCAAAAGATTGCCCGACTATCTCATGAGACTCATCCCTACCGCGCTGCGGCCGCAGTCCCGGATGGTGATGCAGGAAATGAACAATCAGATCGCATCGTATATCCGCGGCCAGATTATTGTCAGCTGCTGTATCGGAGCACTGCTCTATATCGGGTATCTGATTATCGGGCTGGAGTATTCGCTGGTTCTGGCAATCGTTGCCGCTTGTACGGCGGTGGTCCCTTATCTGGGGCCGGCCATTGCGATTACCCCTGCGCTGATTGTGGCGATGGTTACCTCACCGTTTATGCTGCTGAAGATGGTCATTGTCTGGACCGCCGTCCAGTTGATTGAAGGGAAGTTCATCTCGCCGCAGATTATGGGGAAATCGCTGAAGATCCACCCGATTACGATTATTTTTGTGATTATTTTTGCCGGAAAAATGTTCGGTGTACTCGGTATCATACTTGCGGTTCCGGGCTACGCCGTGCTTAAGGTGGTAATGACCCATATCTTCCAGTGGTTCCGCTTCCGCTCCGGGCTCTACAGAGTCATCGAAGAAAAGACTGAGGAATAA
- a CDS encoding carboxylesterase/lipase family protein: MTGQLVNTAYGQLKGEAGNGVNVWRGIPFAAPPLGELRFRAPQPPESWSGVREAVKFGPVSLQPVSTSGTRFGGTTPIYDEDCLYLNVWSPAVAEETEALPVMVWIHGGTFVTGAGSQPMFEGSNMAVSGNVVVVTVNYRLGPLGFLHLSPLGGGLGSNLGLLDQIAALEWVQQNIAAFGGDPARVTVFGESAGSMSIAALLAMPAAKGLFARAIMESGAGQTLNEELGGQIAAAFLAELGLQPGGDTQLLHTLSAGEIMEAAGRMAYKLSGDSMNMFFQPVVEPGTLPVEPVQAIAAGAASGIPVVIGTNLHEGNLFFREGQKADNFEQSLKALEQLMGVDDLSELTSDYSHTWEGQAEVLTDLFFWASSISFADKQQGHAPVWMYRFDWTVQGHPLLEKAIHGAEILYVFNNLPLLKQYGLSVTPEMEAVAGAMQTAWTAFAHSGDPAAPGLDWPQYTPKTRATMIFDQSSRVVNDPDGEKRRRIFEYYKG; this comes from the coding sequence ATGACAGGACAACTGGTGAATACAGCTTATGGGCAACTGAAGGGAGAAGCGGGAAACGGCGTGAATGTGTGGCGCGGCATCCCGTTCGCTGCCCCGCCGCTTGGAGAGCTGCGCTTCCGGGCACCGCAGCCGCCGGAGTCCTGGAGCGGCGTGCGGGAGGCCGTCAAGTTCGGACCGGTCAGCCTGCAGCCGGTCAGCACCAGCGGGACGCGGTTCGGCGGCACCACCCCTATCTATGATGAAGACTGTCTATATCTGAATGTCTGGTCCCCGGCGGTTGCGGAGGAGACCGAAGCGCTGCCGGTGATGGTGTGGATTCACGGCGGTACCTTCGTTACCGGCGCAGGCAGCCAGCCAATGTTCGAGGGCAGCAATATGGCCGTCTCCGGGAACGTCGTAGTGGTTACCGTGAATTACCGGCTGGGTCCGCTCGGCTTCCTGCATCTGTCTCCGCTGGGCGGAGGACTGGGCAGTAATCTGGGCCTCCTGGATCAGATTGCTGCCCTGGAATGGGTGCAGCAGAATATCGCTGCATTCGGCGGTGATCCGGCGCGTGTCACGGTCTTCGGGGAGTCGGCAGGGAGCATGAGTATTGCTGCACTGCTGGCGATGCCTGCGGCGAAGGGACTGTTCGCCCGGGCCATTATGGAGAGCGGGGCGGGGCAGACACTGAATGAAGAGCTCGGCGGGCAGATTGCCGCAGCTTTCCTGGCAGAGCTGGGCCTTCAACCCGGCGGCGATACGCAGCTTCTGCATACGCTGTCGGCCGGAGAGATCATGGAAGCCGCAGGGCGGATGGCGTACAAGCTGTCCGGAGACTCGATGAATATGTTTTTCCAGCCAGTTGTTGAGCCGGGAACCCTGCCGGTTGAACCGGTACAGGCCATTGCGGCGGGAGCCGCCAGCGGCATTCCCGTGGTGATCGGAACGAATCTGCACGAAGGCAATCTGTTCTTCCGCGAGGGGCAGAAGGCCGATAACTTCGAGCAATCGCTCAAAGCGCTGGAGCAGCTGATGGGAGTGGACGACCTCTCCGAGCTGACCTCGGATTACAGCCATACCTGGGAAGGACAGGCGGAGGTGCTGACCGACCTGTTCTTCTGGGCCAGCTCGATTTCGTTCGCGGACAAGCAGCAGGGACATGCCCCCGTCTGGATGTACCGCTTCGACTGGACGGTGCAAGGGCATCCACTGCTGGAGAAAGCCATTCACGGCGCCGAGATTCTGTATGTCTTCAACAACCTCCCGCTGCTGAAGCAGTACGGCCTGAGCGTGACGCCGGAGATGGAGGCAGTGGCCGGGGCGATGCAGACCGCCTGGACCGCCTTCGCCCATAGTGGAGATCCGGCAGCGCCGGGACTGGATTGGCCTCAGTACACGCCGAAGACGCGGGCAACGATGATATTTGACCAGTCCTCGCGTGTGGTGAACGACCCGGACGGGGAGAAGCGCAGACGGATATTTGAGTATTATAAGGGATAA
- a CDS encoding PstS family phosphate ABC transporter substrate-binding protein, with amino-acid sequence MKRSFPTNLLYSIFALAGIAIIGFITYFIVSFTGGMLFYGPLVLVVASGLAVFSVLGIFRLFSSKVRRMLLAAFAGICVLTAAGHEIRQAYVNSLAEVREPEVNLYQYAPFEANTKAASLDHKASYQLTEQMPRLDGATALYPLYSAFAQAVYPKDTYNSSIELTGNDLVLCTSTSEAYKRLIAGNADIIFAAAPSLAQTKQAKRAGVELKLTPIGREAFVFFVNKRNPVDSLTVDQIKDIYSGTVTNWKQVGGKKASIRAFQREENSGSQTKLQKIMEDRQLMAPPKENVADVMSGIISLTASYRNFNNALGFSFLFYASQMNASDEIKLLAIDQVPPSKETIRSGKYPLAVEFYAVTAGSTNPNIEPFLDWILSAEGQELVERTGYTPVK; translated from the coding sequence ATGAAAAGAAGTTTTCCGACCAATCTGCTGTATTCCATCTTTGCTCTGGCCGGCATTGCCATTATTGGCTTTATTACTTACTTTATTGTCTCTTTTACAGGCGGGATGCTGTTCTATGGCCCACTAGTCCTGGTCGTTGCTTCAGGGCTCGCTGTATTCTCCGTGCTGGGCATCTTCCGCCTGTTCAGCAGCAAGGTAAGGCGGATGCTCCTGGCCGCTTTTGCCGGAATCTGTGTGCTGACAGCCGCAGGCCATGAGATCAGACAAGCGTATGTGAACAGCCTGGCAGAAGTCAGGGAACCAGAGGTGAACCTGTACCAATACGCGCCCTTTGAGGCAAATACCAAAGCTGCTTCTCTGGATCATAAGGCATCCTATCAGCTTACGGAGCAAATGCCCCGTCTGGATGGCGCAACGGCACTGTATCCGCTGTATTCCGCCTTTGCCCAGGCGGTGTATCCAAAGGATACCTATAACTCCAGCATTGAGCTAACCGGAAATGATCTCGTCCTGTGCACCAGCACTTCCGAGGCTTACAAGCGTCTGATCGCCGGGAATGCTGATATTATATTTGCCGCAGCCCCTTCCCTAGCCCAGACGAAGCAGGCGAAGCGCGCAGGCGTTGAGCTGAAGCTCACTCCGATCGGGCGCGAAGCATTCGTCTTCTTCGTCAACAAACGCAATCCGGTGGATAGCTTAACGGTAGATCAGATTAAGGATATCTATTCCGGCACCGTCACAAACTGGAAGCAGGTCGGCGGCAAGAAGGCGTCCATCCGGGCTTTTCAGCGGGAAGAGAACAGCGGCAGCCAGACCAAGCTGCAAAAAATCATGGAGGACCGCCAGCTGATGGCTCCTCCGAAGGAGAATGTAGCTGATGTGATGAGCGGGATTATCAGCCTGACCGCCAGCTACCGTAACTTCAATAACGCACTCGGCTTCAGCTTCCTGTTCTACGCCTCACAGATGAATGCCAGCGATGAGATCAAGCTGCTGGCCATCGATCAGGTGCCGCCTTCCAAGGAGACCATCCGCAGCGGCAAATACCCGCTCGCCGTCGAATTCTACGCCGTAACGGCCGGCAGCACCAACCCTAACATCGAGCCTTTCCTGGACTGGATTCTGTCCGCCGAGGGCCAGGAACTGGTTGAGAGGACGGGCTATACGCCGGTTAAATAA
- a CDS encoding DMT family transporter, whose amino-acid sequence MSNVSASSQGLRTAPVRSGFWLVVLGAALWGVDPLFRIILLKSLTSSQIVLLEHVVLFLVAAPVMWRNRAELKGVRLRQAAALLVVSWGGSAVATILFTKALSSGDFNAVLLLQKLQPLFAIGLAAVILKERLPRNFAPLLIVALAGTYLLTFGWTIPFGHVNSFMGVGSLMALGAAALWGGSTVMGRYLLGSMKYETVTSLRFILALPLLFVITSMEGAPWQMSGGVSGSAAVAVNLLLQALLPGLLSMLLYYKGLNTTKASVATLAELSFPMTGILINWVVYQQLVTLPQIVGFALIWTALFFISSQQRDQLQPAKQN is encoded by the coding sequence ATGAGTAATGTATCTGCTTCATCCCAAGGCTTGCGTACCGCACCGGTGCGCAGCGGATTCTGGCTGGTGGTTCTGGGGGCGGCCTTATGGGGAGTTGACCCGCTGTTCCGCATTATCCTGCTGAAATCCCTGACTTCGTCCCAGATTGTACTGCTTGAGCATGTTGTGCTCTTCCTGGTTGCCGCTCCGGTAATGTGGCGTAACCGCGCAGAGCTGAAGGGTGTACGTCTGCGTCAGGCTGCAGCGCTGCTAGTGGTATCGTGGGGCGGCTCAGCCGTAGCGACCATTCTGTTCACCAAAGCTCTATCCAGCGGAGACTTCAATGCCGTGCTGCTGCTCCAGAAGCTTCAGCCCTTGTTCGCCATTGGTCTTGCCGCTGTTATTCTAAAAGAACGCCTGCCGCGCAATTTCGCACCGCTGCTTATCGTTGCCCTGGCCGGGACGTACCTGCTGACCTTCGGCTGGACGATTCCCTTCGGCCATGTAAACAGCTTCATGGGTGTAGGAAGCCTGATGGCGCTGGGTGCTGCCGCTTTGTGGGGCGGCTCTACGGTCATGGGCCGTTATCTGCTCGGCTCAATGAAATATGAGACGGTAACCTCATTACGCTTCATTCTGGCGCTCCCGTTGCTGTTCGTCATTACAAGCATGGAAGGCGCTCCGTGGCAGATGAGCGGCGGAGTCAGCGGCTCGGCGGCAGTTGCCGTTAACCTGCTGCTGCAGGCGCTGCTGCCCGGACTGCTCAGCATGCTGCTCTACTACAAGGGACTGAATACGACCAAAGCTTCGGTAGCAACCCTGGCCGAACTAAGCTTCCCGATGACCGGTATTCTGATTAACTGGGTGGTCTATCAGCAGCTTGTAACCCTGCCGCAGATTGTCGGCTTCGCGCTGATCTGGACGGCACTGTTCTTCATCTCCAGTCAGCAGCGGGATCAGCTGCAGCCGGCCAAACAGAATTAA
- a CDS encoding stage V sporulation protein AA, giving the protein MNTDSPAPAVYIQLKNRVTVPKGKGVLLRDVAYLITDPQWREPLYTLLVLQPKESDGNLILIDLLTVIPRIQDMYPDAEIQPIGEGRTIVQIEGPATATKPSMALFVLVWLLLFFGSALTIMNFHADVSMLEVQIRIVEMLTGRRDEHPYLFQIAYSLGIGIGMVIFFNHLFKKKWNEEPTPLEVEMFLYQKNIDQYVINEEYRKMKRRSDEAPGRREGGA; this is encoded by the coding sequence ATGAACACTGATTCCCCGGCTCCAGCCGTATATATCCAGCTTAAGAACCGGGTGACGGTGCCCAAGGGCAAGGGGGTGCTGCTGCGCGATGTCGCTTATCTGATCACTGATCCGCAATGGCGGGAGCCGCTGTATACACTGCTTGTGCTTCAGCCGAAGGAGAGTGACGGCAATCTGATTCTGATTGATCTGCTGACCGTCATTCCCCGAATTCAGGATATGTACCCCGATGCGGAGATTCAGCCGATTGGCGAAGGCCGCACCATTGTACAGATTGAAGGCCCGGCTACGGCAACCAAGCCTTCCATGGCTCTTTTCGTGCTGGTATGGCTGCTGCTGTTCTTCGGCTCTGCGCTGACCATTATGAATTTCCATGCCGATGTCAGCATGCTGGAGGTACAGATCCGGATTGTGGAGATGCTGACCGGCCGCAGGGACGAGCATCCTTATCTTTTTCAGATTGCCTATTCGCTGGGCATCGGAATTGGGATGGTGATTTTTTTCAATCATTTATTCAAAAAGAAATGGAACGAGGAGCCGACTCCCCTTGAGGTGGAAATGTTCCTGTATCAGAAGAATATCGATCAATATGTAATCAACGAGGAGTACCGCAAAATGAAACGCCGAAGTGACGAAGCACCCGGCAGACGGGAGGGGGGCGCATGA
- a CDS encoding stage V sporulation protein AB → MTAPLSLGLHLLLGIAGGIAVGGGVIALFVVLDIIPRLAQLTSSYDKVHWYEGAMVGGSLLGTVSDFWNWKMAAGPLIELGVGLFNGVFIGMLAAALTEVLNVLPILAKRLHMTHLLLGLLMAMVCGKVAGALFDFFVYQQ, encoded by the coding sequence ATGACGGCTCCGCTATCGCTCGGACTTCATCTGCTGCTCGGGATTGCCGGGGGAATCGCGGTGGGCGGCGGAGTGATTGCATTATTCGTAGTGCTGGACATCATCCCCCGGCTGGCGCAGCTTACCTCCTCCTATGACAAGGTTCACTGGTATGAGGGAGCGATGGTCGGCGGTTCCCTATTGGGAACGGTAAGCGACTTCTGGAACTGGAAAATGGCGGCCGGCCCGCTGATCGAGCTGGGGGTCGGCCTGTTCAACGGCGTATTTATCGGCATGCTGGCGGCGGCTCTGACCGAGGTGCTGAATGTCCTGCCGATCCTGGCCAAACGTCTGCATATGACCCACCTGCTGCTTGGTCTCTTAATGGCGATGGTATGCGGCAAGGTGGCGGGGGCGTTGTTCGACTTTTTTGTATATCAACAGTAA